Within Oscillospiraceae bacterium, the genomic segment CAAGAGCTTCATTCAAAAGGGCAGAGTGAAAAAATAAAAGAAGCATTGAGTCAAGGCAAAAGCTATGCAAATGCTTTGGGCAACAGCCTTTCCGCCGATAAGCTTGATAAGTCAAACGATATTTTAGCTGTGGAGTATCTTTATGAATTAGAAAAGCAAAACAGCGTACTTGAGCCGATAACCGTACTTCGTAAAAATGCACAGCATATTGAGGAAGGTATAAACGAAGGCTTTGCAAGTGCAAGCTATATACGAAGGCTGATTAACCAATGGGATGAAAGCTATAAAGAAGCTCTTCCTGATTTTGTTGCCCATAAAATAGAAAAGCAGAAAAAAGAAGGCTTTTTGATAAGCAGTATGGAAAAAATGCAAAGAGCAGTTTTATATAAGCTTCAAAATATGGATGCACAGAGCTTAAATGAAATTCTTGACATTTCAGAGGGTCTTGAATACCGTATGATTTCGGCGCTTTCCAAAGCTCAAAGCTTAGATGAACTGTATGCCCTCATAAAAACAAAAAGATATACTATGTCAAGAATAAGAAGAATAGTTCTTTTTTCCTTTTTTGAAATTGATAAAGCTTATCTCAATAGAAAGCCCGACTATTTAAAGGTGCTTGCATTTAATGATAAAGGCAGAGAGCTTTTAAAACAAATGAAAAAAACGGCAACGCTTCCCGTTATTACAAAACCTGCAGACGGCAGAAAAGAGCTTACAAGCACTTTGGTTTTTGAT encodes:
- a CDS encoding nucleotidyltransferase family protein; this encodes MSTAFIIAEYNPFHSGHRYQIEKTKEITGCDSVAIIMSGSMVQRCEPSLLSKWQRAQCAVEGGADIVFELPFPFSSMSANGFASATIHLANMTGLEGFLSFGSESGDIDRLKSFCQELHSKGQSEKIKEALSQGKSYANALGNSLSADKLDKSNDILAVEYLYELEKQNSVLEPITVLRKNAQHIEEGINEGFASASYIRRLINQWDESYKEALPDFVAHKIEKQKKEGFLISSMEKMQRAVLYKLQNMDAQSLNEILDISEGLEYRMISALSKAQSLDELYALIKTKRYTMSRIRRIVLFSFFEIDKAYLNRKPDYLKVLAFNDKGRELLKQMKKTATLPVITKPADGRKELTSTLVFDAESRATEFASMCSDKINISLNDLKSSPIYVIS